One Zonotrichia albicollis isolate bZonAlb1 chromosome 25, bZonAlb1.hap1, whole genome shotgun sequence genomic window carries:
- the PER3 gene encoding period circadian protein homolog 3 isoform X3 produces the protein MDASERRGGSAEHGAARAWAGAGREAAAAPGGAAGARCAACAGSGPGGTELHSPESGGKKANSEQLNWSQSHKDMMMMIQEMKRCLPEEKRSSNKPSTISALNYALQCVQQVQANNDFFQALNDRRVFQADVVTYSIEELVAVASEHTPKNTDTFVAVFSLLSGRIVHISEQAASILNCKKKVLDSSRFVELLVPQDVSVFYTHTDQSHLPLWNMESQTASPYEYAQVKSFFCRIRGGKDQEQEARCYPFRITPYLVHVCTSVHVDAESCCLALAEKIHSGYEAPRIPMDKRIFTTTHTPGCVFLDIDDRAVPLLGYLPQDLIGTSILMYLHPEDRPLMITIHRKILKFAGQPPFEHLPIRFCTQNGDYVILDTSWSSFVNPWSRKVVFIIGRHKVRTSPLNEDVFAPRSKETSSVEKEIRELQGQIYKLLLQPVHSNVSSGYGSLGSSGSYEHYISIASSSDSNGNCAEETQEPMTLQQVCADVNRIKNLGQQLYIASRSKPQNANEQAVSSEVLGGKRHPASCFLQTLRGDGTEPGNAFYDDPKKTPHVPSYQQINCVDSIIRYLESCSIPALKRKCKSSANTSSSSSEDDKQVQQSQQEVRALEDTAMLSAVESHTPISAGLEEPLKDQTTSGMVGAPLADLTLSNKAPSVISVTSQCSYSSTIVHVPHPESEVTTMEDAAVGSEQVELPPVNAQSLPVLPEDLKPVGLTKETLSAHTQKEEQNYVDKFRQRVLLSPFRTYLQQGSGSNNRHSCGQGDSPSKQMSPANCKKGKHGKFKRQKPQRQCSDSHSSSKNRNSLPCEKRANQKQLFSPSEVSYLSSSSLNVHPPVGFPAYLNPVSTFPAPSGGEQLALRPSQPQSMSSSQLCCGPQSYPVFYPPNIGTFMAVFFQGFPMYAQMPQHVFLPGPQCVYPPSSYPCTTLPPAPPPCAPSPVAPRSVDQPFPASPHSSVEDQQEGQCDQALLLSSSRSSSPLQLNLLQEELPKPMELSISADVKPRAEDKHDNDPEDHGKTAAPEFPDRSLYKDSQLGSGSAASGSGSALSGSLGSSFNETSGHGTGSGKSSKYFASNYSSGASKEEENQEAEEKGTAYKSKHESAWVKMDHTPERFLMNYQMPNRIKEEVLKQDLEKLAVMQKQQPWFTDGQKKELAEVHSWIRTQTVPLQISTQGCVTCDSREGSCEAAVADESMENKGEPR, from the exons ATGGACGCGAGCGAGCGCCGAGGCGGCAGCGCGGAGCACGGCGCGGCCCGGGCCTGGGCTGGGGCCGgccgggaggcggcggcggcgcccgggGGGGCTGCGGGCGCTCGGTGCGCGGCGTGCGCGGGAAGCGGCCCCGGCGGGACCGAGCTGCACAGCCCCGAGTCCGGCGGCAAGAAAGCCAACAG CGAGCAGCTGAATTGGAGCCAATCACACAAAGatatgatgatgatgatccAAGAAATGAAAAGGTGTTTGCCTGAGGAGAAAAGGAGTTCTAACAAGCCCAGCACCATCAGTGCTCTCAACTACGCcttgcagtgtgtgcagcaggtCCAAG cAAACAATGACTTTTTCCAGGCTCTGAATGACCGAAGAGTGTTTCAGGCAGATGTGGTGACATACAGCATAGAAGAGTTGGTGGCAGTTGCATCTGAACACACTCCAAAAAACACT GACACGTTTGTGGCtgtgttttctttgctgtctgGACGCATAGTGCACATTTCTGAGCAGGCAGCCTCCATTCTGAACTGTAAGAAGAAAGTGTTGGACTCCTCCCGGTTTGTGGAGCTGCTTGTCCCTCAGGATGTCAGTGTGTTCTACACTCACACTGACCAGTCTCACCTGCCCCTTTGGAACATGGAGAGTCAAACAG CTTCTCCATATGAATATGCCCAGGTGAAATCCTTTTTCTGCAGGATCAG GGGTGGGAAAGATCAAGAACAAGAAGCACGTTGTTACCCCTTCAGAATCACCCCATACTTGGTCCACGTGTGCACTTCTGTCCATGTGGATGCAGAGTCCTGCTGCTTAGCTTTGGCTGAGAAAATCCACTCTGGATATGAAG CTCCTCGAATTCCTATGGATAAAAGAATATTCACCACCACACACACCCCTGGATGTGTTTTTCTGGACATAGATGACAG AGCAGTGCCTTTGTTGGGTTACTTACCTCAGGATTTAATTGGAACATCCATACTGATGTATTTGCACCCAGAAGATCGTCCTCTGATGATCACTATTCACCGGAAAA TACTGAAATTTGCTGGCCAGCCCCCTTTTGAACATTTACCTATCAGATTTTGTACTCAAAATGGGGATTATGTCATcctggacaccagctggtcCAGTTTTGTGAATCCCTGGAGCAGGAAAGTTGTGTTCATCATTGGCCGACACAAAGTCCGCAC AAGCCCTCTGAATGAAGATGTGTTTGCCCCAAGAAGTAAAGAAACGAGCAGCGTGGAGAAAGAGATAAGAGAATTGCAAGGACAAATTTACAAACTGCTTCTGCAG CCAGTTCACAGCAATGTTTCCAGTGGTTATGGGAGCCTTGGAAGCAGTGGCTCTTATGAGCACTACATCAGCATTGCATCTTCAAGTGACTCCAATGGGAACTGTGCAGAGGAAACACAGGAACCA ATGACATTGCAACAAGTTTGTGCAGATGTCAACAGAATAAAGaacctggggcagcagctgtacATTGCATCGAGGAGCAAACCACAGAATGCAAATGAGCAGGCTGTGAGCTCAGAAGTTTTGGGAG GGAAGAGGCACCCTGCTTCCTGTTTTCTTCAGACACTGAGAGGGGATGGCACAGAACCAGGCAATGCATTTTATGATGATCCAAAGAAGACTCCTCATGTTCCTTCCTATCAGCAGATCAATTGTGTTGATAGTATCATCAG ATATCTAGAGAGCTGCAGTATTCCAGCATTGAAAAGGAAGTGTAAATCTTCTGCAAATACATCATCGTCATCTTCAGAAGATGACAAACAAGTCCAGCAAAGTCAGCAGGAAGTCAGGGCATTGGAAG ATACTGCTATGCTGTCAGCAGTTGAGTCCCACACGCCAATATCTGCTGGTCTGGAAGAGCCGCTGAAAGACCAGACAACTTCAGGCATGGTGGGAGCTCCTCTGGCAGACCTGACCCTGTCCAACAAGGCTCCAAGTGTCATATCTGTCACCAGCCAGTGCAGCTACAGCAGCACTATAGTGCATGTCCCACACCCTGAATCAG AAGTGACTACAATGGAGGATGCTGCTGTTGGAAGTGAACAAGTTGAGCTGCCTCCTGTGAATGCCCAGAGTCTCCCAGTGCTGCCTGAGGACTTAAAGCCGGTTGGGCTAACAAAGGAGACGTTGTCAGCCCACACTCAAAAGGAGGAGCAGAACTATGTTGACAAGTTCAGACAGAGGGTCTTGCTCTCTCCGTTTAGGACTTACCTTCAACAAGGAAGTGGAAGTAACAACAGACATTCCTGTGGCCAAG gTGATTCCCCTTCAAAGCAGATGAGCCCAGCTAACTGTAAAAAAGGCAAACATGGAAAATTCAAGCGCCAGAAACCTCAGAGACAGTGCTCAGATAGCCACTCTTCTAGTAAAAATAGAAATAGTCTTCCATGTGAGAAGAGAGCAAATCAGAAACAGTTGTTCTCTCCCTCAGAAGTGTCCTATCTGAGCTCCTCCAGTCTGAATGTCCATCCTCCTGTGGGATTTCCTGCCTATTTGAATCCAGTGTCTACTTTTCCAGCCCCTTCTGGAGGAGAGCAGCTTGCCCTTCGCCCATCACAACCCCAGTCCATGTCCTCATCCCAGCTATGCTGTGGACCACAGTCATACCCAGTCTTTTATCCCCCAAACATAGGCACCTTTATGGCTGTGTTTTTTCAGGGTTTCCCCATGTATGCTCAGATGCCTCAGCATGTCTTTCTCCCTGGCCCTCAGTGTGTTTATCCCCCCTCTTCATATCCATGCACCACGTTACCCCCAGCGCCCCCTCCTTGTGCTCCATCGCCTGTAGCACCACGCTCTGTGGATCAGCCCtttccagcctctcctcacTCATCTGTGGAGGACCAGCAAGAGGGCCAGTGTGACCAGgccctgctgctgagcagctcaAGGAGCAGCTCCCCACTTCAGCTGAATTTGCTTCAAGAAGAGCTGCCAAAACCTATGGAGCTTTCCATTAGCGCTGATGTTAAGCCACGTGCAGAAGATAAGCAC GATAATGATCCAGAAGATCATGGTAAAACTGCTGCTCCTGAATTTCCTGACCGCTCGCTGTACAAGGACTCACAGTTGGGTTCAGGCTCAGCAGCATCAGGCAGTGGATCAGCTTTATCTGGTTCTTTAGGCTCTAGCTTCAACGAGACTTCTGGCCATGGCACAG GTagtgggaaaagcagcaaataTTTTGCCAGTAATTATTCTTCTGGAGCTTCCAAAGAAGAGGAGAATcaggaagcagaagaaaaagggaCAGCTTATAAATCGAAGCATGAGTCAGCCTGGGTGAAGATGGATCACACACCTGAGAGATTTCTAATGAATTACCAAATGCCAAACAG GATCAAAGAGGAGGTTCTGAAGCAGGATCTGGAGAAGCTGGCAGTcatgcagaagcagcagccttGGTTCACAGATGGGCAGAAGAAGGAGCTTGCAGAGGTGCACTCGTGGATCAGGACCCAGACTGTGCCCCTGCAGATCAGCACCCAG
- the PER3 gene encoding period circadian protein homolog 3 isoform X4, protein MDASERRGGSAEHGAARAWAGAGREAAAAPGGAAGARCAACAGSGPGGTELHSPESGGKKANSEQLNWSQSHKDMMMMIQEMKRCLPEEKRSSNKPSTISALNYALQCVQQVQANNDFFQALNDRRVFQADVVTYSIEELVAVASEHTPKNTDTFVAVFSLLSGRIVHISEQAASILNCKKKVLDSSRFVELLVPQDVSVFYTHTDQSHLPLWNMESQTASPYEYAQVKSFFCRIRGGKDQEQEARCYPFRITPYLVHVCTSVHVDAESCCLALAEKIHSGYEAPRIPMDKRIFTTTHTPGCVFLDIDDRAVPLLGYLPQDLIGTSILMYLHPEDRPLMITIHRKILKFAGQPPFEHLPIRFCTQNGDYVILDTSWSSFVNPWSRKVVFIIGRHKVRTSPLNEDVFAPRSKETSSVEKEIRELQGQIYKLLLQPVHSNVSSGYGSLGSSGSYEHYISIASSSDSNGNCAEETQEPMTLQQVCADVNRIKNLGQQLYIASRSKPQNANEQAVSSEVLGGKRHPASCFLQTLRGDGTEPGNAFYDDPKKTPHVPSYQQINCVDSIIRYLESCSIPALKRKCKSSANTSSSSSEDDKQVQQSQQEVRALEEVTTMEDAAVGSEQVELPPVNAQSLPVLPEDLKPVGLTKETLSAHTQKEEQNYVDKFRQRVLLSPFRTYLQQGSGSNNRHSCGQGDSPSKQMSPANCKKGKHGKFKRQKPQRQCSDSHSSSKNRNSLPCEKRANQKQLFSPSEVSYLSSSSLNVHPPVGFPAYLNPVSTFPAPSGGEQLALRPSQPQSMSSSQLCCGPQSYPVFYPPNIGTFMAVFFQGFPMYAQMPQHVFLPGPQCVYPPSSYPCTTLPPAPPPCAPSPVAPRSVDQPFPASPHSSVEDQQEGQCDQALLLSSSRSSSPLQLNLLQEELPKPMELSISADVKPRAEDKHDNDPEDHGKTAAPEFPDRSLYKDSQLGSGSAASGSGSALSGSLGSSFNETSGHGTAGSGKSSKYFASNYSSGASKEEENQEAEEKGTAYKSKHESAWVKMDHTPERFLMNYQMPNRIKEEVLKQDLEKLAVMQKQQPWFTDGQKKELAEVHSWIRTQTVPLQISTQGCVTCDSREGSCEAAVADESMENKGEPR, encoded by the exons ATGGACGCGAGCGAGCGCCGAGGCGGCAGCGCGGAGCACGGCGCGGCCCGGGCCTGGGCTGGGGCCGgccgggaggcggcggcggcgcccgggGGGGCTGCGGGCGCTCGGTGCGCGGCGTGCGCGGGAAGCGGCCCCGGCGGGACCGAGCTGCACAGCCCCGAGTCCGGCGGCAAGAAAGCCAACAG CGAGCAGCTGAATTGGAGCCAATCACACAAAGatatgatgatgatgatccAAGAAATGAAAAGGTGTTTGCCTGAGGAGAAAAGGAGTTCTAACAAGCCCAGCACCATCAGTGCTCTCAACTACGCcttgcagtgtgtgcagcaggtCCAAG cAAACAATGACTTTTTCCAGGCTCTGAATGACCGAAGAGTGTTTCAGGCAGATGTGGTGACATACAGCATAGAAGAGTTGGTGGCAGTTGCATCTGAACACACTCCAAAAAACACT GACACGTTTGTGGCtgtgttttctttgctgtctgGACGCATAGTGCACATTTCTGAGCAGGCAGCCTCCATTCTGAACTGTAAGAAGAAAGTGTTGGACTCCTCCCGGTTTGTGGAGCTGCTTGTCCCTCAGGATGTCAGTGTGTTCTACACTCACACTGACCAGTCTCACCTGCCCCTTTGGAACATGGAGAGTCAAACAG CTTCTCCATATGAATATGCCCAGGTGAAATCCTTTTTCTGCAGGATCAG GGGTGGGAAAGATCAAGAACAAGAAGCACGTTGTTACCCCTTCAGAATCACCCCATACTTGGTCCACGTGTGCACTTCTGTCCATGTGGATGCAGAGTCCTGCTGCTTAGCTTTGGCTGAGAAAATCCACTCTGGATATGAAG CTCCTCGAATTCCTATGGATAAAAGAATATTCACCACCACACACACCCCTGGATGTGTTTTTCTGGACATAGATGACAG AGCAGTGCCTTTGTTGGGTTACTTACCTCAGGATTTAATTGGAACATCCATACTGATGTATTTGCACCCAGAAGATCGTCCTCTGATGATCACTATTCACCGGAAAA TACTGAAATTTGCTGGCCAGCCCCCTTTTGAACATTTACCTATCAGATTTTGTACTCAAAATGGGGATTATGTCATcctggacaccagctggtcCAGTTTTGTGAATCCCTGGAGCAGGAAAGTTGTGTTCATCATTGGCCGACACAAAGTCCGCAC AAGCCCTCTGAATGAAGATGTGTTTGCCCCAAGAAGTAAAGAAACGAGCAGCGTGGAGAAAGAGATAAGAGAATTGCAAGGACAAATTTACAAACTGCTTCTGCAG CCAGTTCACAGCAATGTTTCCAGTGGTTATGGGAGCCTTGGAAGCAGTGGCTCTTATGAGCACTACATCAGCATTGCATCTTCAAGTGACTCCAATGGGAACTGTGCAGAGGAAACACAGGAACCA ATGACATTGCAACAAGTTTGTGCAGATGTCAACAGAATAAAGaacctggggcagcagctgtacATTGCATCGAGGAGCAAACCACAGAATGCAAATGAGCAGGCTGTGAGCTCAGAAGTTTTGGGAG GGAAGAGGCACCCTGCTTCCTGTTTTCTTCAGACACTGAGAGGGGATGGCACAGAACCAGGCAATGCATTTTATGATGATCCAAAGAAGACTCCTCATGTTCCTTCCTATCAGCAGATCAATTGTGTTGATAGTATCATCAG ATATCTAGAGAGCTGCAGTATTCCAGCATTGAAAAGGAAGTGTAAATCTTCTGCAAATACATCATCGTCATCTTCAGAAGATGACAAACAAGTCCAGCAAAGTCAGCAGGAAGTCAGGGCATTGGAAG AAGTGACTACAATGGAGGATGCTGCTGTTGGAAGTGAACAAGTTGAGCTGCCTCCTGTGAATGCCCAGAGTCTCCCAGTGCTGCCTGAGGACTTAAAGCCGGTTGGGCTAACAAAGGAGACGTTGTCAGCCCACACTCAAAAGGAGGAGCAGAACTATGTTGACAAGTTCAGACAGAGGGTCTTGCTCTCTCCGTTTAGGACTTACCTTCAACAAGGAAGTGGAAGTAACAACAGACATTCCTGTGGCCAAG gTGATTCCCCTTCAAAGCAGATGAGCCCAGCTAACTGTAAAAAAGGCAAACATGGAAAATTCAAGCGCCAGAAACCTCAGAGACAGTGCTCAGATAGCCACTCTTCTAGTAAAAATAGAAATAGTCTTCCATGTGAGAAGAGAGCAAATCAGAAACAGTTGTTCTCTCCCTCAGAAGTGTCCTATCTGAGCTCCTCCAGTCTGAATGTCCATCCTCCTGTGGGATTTCCTGCCTATTTGAATCCAGTGTCTACTTTTCCAGCCCCTTCTGGAGGAGAGCAGCTTGCCCTTCGCCCATCACAACCCCAGTCCATGTCCTCATCCCAGCTATGCTGTGGACCACAGTCATACCCAGTCTTTTATCCCCCAAACATAGGCACCTTTATGGCTGTGTTTTTTCAGGGTTTCCCCATGTATGCTCAGATGCCTCAGCATGTCTTTCTCCCTGGCCCTCAGTGTGTTTATCCCCCCTCTTCATATCCATGCACCACGTTACCCCCAGCGCCCCCTCCTTGTGCTCCATCGCCTGTAGCACCACGCTCTGTGGATCAGCCCtttccagcctctcctcacTCATCTGTGGAGGACCAGCAAGAGGGCCAGTGTGACCAGgccctgctgctgagcagctcaAGGAGCAGCTCCCCACTTCAGCTGAATTTGCTTCAAGAAGAGCTGCCAAAACCTATGGAGCTTTCCATTAGCGCTGATGTTAAGCCACGTGCAGAAGATAAGCAC GATAATGATCCAGAAGATCATGGTAAAACTGCTGCTCCTGAATTTCCTGACCGCTCGCTGTACAAGGACTCACAGTTGGGTTCAGGCTCAGCAGCATCAGGCAGTGGATCAGCTTTATCTGGTTCTTTAGGCTCTAGCTTCAACGAGACTTCTGGCCATGGCACAG CAGGTagtgggaaaagcagcaaataTTTTGCCAGTAATTATTCTTCTGGAGCTTCCAAAGAAGAGGAGAATcaggaagcagaagaaaaagggaCAGCTTATAAATCGAAGCATGAGTCAGCCTGGGTGAAGATGGATCACACACCTGAGAGATTTCTAATGAATTACCAAATGCCAAACAG GATCAAAGAGGAGGTTCTGAAGCAGGATCTGGAGAAGCTGGCAGTcatgcagaagcagcagccttGGTTCACAGATGGGCAGAAGAAGGAGCTTGCAGAGGTGCACTCGTGGATCAGGACCCAGACTGTGCCCCTGCAGATCAGCACCCAG
- the PER3 gene encoding period circadian protein homolog 3 isoform X1 gives MDASERRGGSAEHGAARAWAGAGREAAAAPGGAAGARCAACAGSGPGGTELHSPESGGKKANSEQLNWSQSHKDMMMMIQEMKRCLPEEKRSSNKPSTISALNYALQCVQQVQANNDFFQALNDRRVFQADVVTYSIEELVAVASEHTPKNTDTFVAVFSLLSGRIVHISEQAASILNCKKKVLDSSRFVELLVPQDVSVFYTHTDQSHLPLWNMESQTASPYEYAQVKSFFCRIRGGKDQEQEARCYPFRITPYLVHVCTSVHVDAESCCLALAEKIHSGYEAPRIPMDKRIFTTTHTPGCVFLDIDDRAVPLLGYLPQDLIGTSILMYLHPEDRPLMITIHRKILKFAGQPPFEHLPIRFCTQNGDYVILDTSWSSFVNPWSRKVVFIIGRHKVRTSPLNEDVFAPRSKETSSVEKEIRELQGQIYKLLLQPVHSNVSSGYGSLGSSGSYEHYISIASSSDSNGNCAEETQEPMTLQQVCADVNRIKNLGQQLYIASRSKPQNANEQAVSSEVLGGKRHPASCFLQTLRGDGTEPGNAFYDDPKKTPHVPSYQQINCVDSIIRYLESCSIPALKRKCKSSANTSSSSSEDDKQVQQSQQEVRALEDTAMLSAVESHTPISAGLEEPLKDQTTSGMVGAPLADLTLSNKAPSVISVTSQCSYSSTIVHVPHPESEVTTMEDAAVGSEQVELPPVNAQSLPVLPEDLKPVGLTKETLSAHTQKEEQNYVDKFRQRVLLSPFRTYLQQGSGSNNRHSCGQGDSPSKQMSPANCKKGKHGKFKRQKPQRQCSDSHSSSKNRNSLPCEKRANQKQLFSPSEVSYLSSSSLNVHPPVGFPAYLNPVSTFPAPSGGEQLALRPSQPQSMSSSQLCCGPQSYPVFYPPNIGTFMAVFFQGFPMYAQMPQHVFLPGPQCVYPPSSYPCTTLPPAPPPCAPSPVAPRSVDQPFPASPHSSVEDQQEGQCDQALLLSSSRSSSPLQLNLLQEELPKPMELSISADVKPRAEDKHDNDPEDHGKTAAPEFPDRSLYKDSQLGSGSAASGSGSALSGSLGSSFNETSGHGTAGSGKSSKYFASNYSSGASKEEENQEAEEKGTAYKSKHESAWVKMDHTPERFLMNYQMPNRIKEEVLKQDLEKLAVMQKQQPWFTDGQKKELAEVHSWIRTQTVPLQISTQGCVTCDSREGSCEAAVADESMENKGEPR, from the exons ATGGACGCGAGCGAGCGCCGAGGCGGCAGCGCGGAGCACGGCGCGGCCCGGGCCTGGGCTGGGGCCGgccgggaggcggcggcggcgcccgggGGGGCTGCGGGCGCTCGGTGCGCGGCGTGCGCGGGAAGCGGCCCCGGCGGGACCGAGCTGCACAGCCCCGAGTCCGGCGGCAAGAAAGCCAACAG CGAGCAGCTGAATTGGAGCCAATCACACAAAGatatgatgatgatgatccAAGAAATGAAAAGGTGTTTGCCTGAGGAGAAAAGGAGTTCTAACAAGCCCAGCACCATCAGTGCTCTCAACTACGCcttgcagtgtgtgcagcaggtCCAAG cAAACAATGACTTTTTCCAGGCTCTGAATGACCGAAGAGTGTTTCAGGCAGATGTGGTGACATACAGCATAGAAGAGTTGGTGGCAGTTGCATCTGAACACACTCCAAAAAACACT GACACGTTTGTGGCtgtgttttctttgctgtctgGACGCATAGTGCACATTTCTGAGCAGGCAGCCTCCATTCTGAACTGTAAGAAGAAAGTGTTGGACTCCTCCCGGTTTGTGGAGCTGCTTGTCCCTCAGGATGTCAGTGTGTTCTACACTCACACTGACCAGTCTCACCTGCCCCTTTGGAACATGGAGAGTCAAACAG CTTCTCCATATGAATATGCCCAGGTGAAATCCTTTTTCTGCAGGATCAG GGGTGGGAAAGATCAAGAACAAGAAGCACGTTGTTACCCCTTCAGAATCACCCCATACTTGGTCCACGTGTGCACTTCTGTCCATGTGGATGCAGAGTCCTGCTGCTTAGCTTTGGCTGAGAAAATCCACTCTGGATATGAAG CTCCTCGAATTCCTATGGATAAAAGAATATTCACCACCACACACACCCCTGGATGTGTTTTTCTGGACATAGATGACAG AGCAGTGCCTTTGTTGGGTTACTTACCTCAGGATTTAATTGGAACATCCATACTGATGTATTTGCACCCAGAAGATCGTCCTCTGATGATCACTATTCACCGGAAAA TACTGAAATTTGCTGGCCAGCCCCCTTTTGAACATTTACCTATCAGATTTTGTACTCAAAATGGGGATTATGTCATcctggacaccagctggtcCAGTTTTGTGAATCCCTGGAGCAGGAAAGTTGTGTTCATCATTGGCCGACACAAAGTCCGCAC AAGCCCTCTGAATGAAGATGTGTTTGCCCCAAGAAGTAAAGAAACGAGCAGCGTGGAGAAAGAGATAAGAGAATTGCAAGGACAAATTTACAAACTGCTTCTGCAG CCAGTTCACAGCAATGTTTCCAGTGGTTATGGGAGCCTTGGAAGCAGTGGCTCTTATGAGCACTACATCAGCATTGCATCTTCAAGTGACTCCAATGGGAACTGTGCAGAGGAAACACAGGAACCA ATGACATTGCAACAAGTTTGTGCAGATGTCAACAGAATAAAGaacctggggcagcagctgtacATTGCATCGAGGAGCAAACCACAGAATGCAAATGAGCAGGCTGTGAGCTCAGAAGTTTTGGGAG GGAAGAGGCACCCTGCTTCCTGTTTTCTTCAGACACTGAGAGGGGATGGCACAGAACCAGGCAATGCATTTTATGATGATCCAAAGAAGACTCCTCATGTTCCTTCCTATCAGCAGATCAATTGTGTTGATAGTATCATCAG ATATCTAGAGAGCTGCAGTATTCCAGCATTGAAAAGGAAGTGTAAATCTTCTGCAAATACATCATCGTCATCTTCAGAAGATGACAAACAAGTCCAGCAAAGTCAGCAGGAAGTCAGGGCATTGGAAG ATACTGCTATGCTGTCAGCAGTTGAGTCCCACACGCCAATATCTGCTGGTCTGGAAGAGCCGCTGAAAGACCAGACAACTTCAGGCATGGTGGGAGCTCCTCTGGCAGACCTGACCCTGTCCAACAAGGCTCCAAGTGTCATATCTGTCACCAGCCAGTGCAGCTACAGCAGCACTATAGTGCATGTCCCACACCCTGAATCAG AAGTGACTACAATGGAGGATGCTGCTGTTGGAAGTGAACAAGTTGAGCTGCCTCCTGTGAATGCCCAGAGTCTCCCAGTGCTGCCTGAGGACTTAAAGCCGGTTGGGCTAACAAAGGAGACGTTGTCAGCCCACACTCAAAAGGAGGAGCAGAACTATGTTGACAAGTTCAGACAGAGGGTCTTGCTCTCTCCGTTTAGGACTTACCTTCAACAAGGAAGTGGAAGTAACAACAGACATTCCTGTGGCCAAG gTGATTCCCCTTCAAAGCAGATGAGCCCAGCTAACTGTAAAAAAGGCAAACATGGAAAATTCAAGCGCCAGAAACCTCAGAGACAGTGCTCAGATAGCCACTCTTCTAGTAAAAATAGAAATAGTCTTCCATGTGAGAAGAGAGCAAATCAGAAACAGTTGTTCTCTCCCTCAGAAGTGTCCTATCTGAGCTCCTCCAGTCTGAATGTCCATCCTCCTGTGGGATTTCCTGCCTATTTGAATCCAGTGTCTACTTTTCCAGCCCCTTCTGGAGGAGAGCAGCTTGCCCTTCGCCCATCACAACCCCAGTCCATGTCCTCATCCCAGCTATGCTGTGGACCACAGTCATACCCAGTCTTTTATCCCCCAAACATAGGCACCTTTATGGCTGTGTTTTTTCAGGGTTTCCCCATGTATGCTCAGATGCCTCAGCATGTCTTTCTCCCTGGCCCTCAGTGTGTTTATCCCCCCTCTTCATATCCATGCACCACGTTACCCCCAGCGCCCCCTCCTTGTGCTCCATCGCCTGTAGCACCACGCTCTGTGGATCAGCCCtttccagcctctcctcacTCATCTGTGGAGGACCAGCAAGAGGGCCAGTGTGACCAGgccctgctgctgagcagctcaAGGAGCAGCTCCCCACTTCAGCTGAATTTGCTTCAAGAAGAGCTGCCAAAACCTATGGAGCTTTCCATTAGCGCTGATGTTAAGCCACGTGCAGAAGATAAGCAC GATAATGATCCAGAAGATCATGGTAAAACTGCTGCTCCTGAATTTCCTGACCGCTCGCTGTACAAGGACTCACAGTTGGGTTCAGGCTCAGCAGCATCAGGCAGTGGATCAGCTTTATCTGGTTCTTTAGGCTCTAGCTTCAACGAGACTTCTGGCCATGGCACAG CAGGTagtgggaaaagcagcaaataTTTTGCCAGTAATTATTCTTCTGGAGCTTCCAAAGAAGAGGAGAATcaggaagcagaagaaaaagggaCAGCTTATAAATCGAAGCATGAGTCAGCCTGGGTGAAGATGGATCACACACCTGAGAGATTTCTAATGAATTACCAAATGCCAAACAG GATCAAAGAGGAGGTTCTGAAGCAGGATCTGGAGAAGCTGGCAGTcatgcagaagcagcagccttGGTTCACAGATGGGCAGAAGAAGGAGCTTGCAGAGGTGCACTCGTGGATCAGGACCCAGACTGTGCCCCTGCAGATCAGCACCCAG